Part of the Actinomyces howellii genome, CTCGACGACGCCCTCACGCAGGTCTCGGGCCCCACCGTCCTCGACCTGGCCGACTCGGTGGAGCTCACCCACCACGACGGCGTCGTCGACGACCACGACCACGGCGAGGAGGCGACCGACGCGCACACCGACGAGGCCACTGACGCGCACACCGACGAGGCCACTGACGAGCACACCGACGAGCACACTGACGAGACCCTCGACCCGCACTTCTGGCTCGACCCCCAGCGCATGATCCTGGCCGCCGAGGCCATCGAGGCGGCGCTGGCCGAGGCCGACCCGGCCCACGCCGCCGACTTCGAGGCCAATCTCGCCGCCGTGCGCACCGCGATGGAGGGCATCGACCAGAGCTACACCCAGGGCCTGGGGCAGTGCGAGCGCACGACCTTCGTGACCGCCCACTCGGCCTTCGGCTACCTCGCGGAGCGTTACAACCTCACCCAGGCCTCGATCTCCGGGCTCGACCCCGAGCACGAGCCCAGCCCCGCCGAGCTGGCCGCGGTCAAGCAGGTGGTGGAGTCCACGGGCACGACGGTCATCTTCACCGAGGAGCTCGTCTCACCCGAGACCGCGCAGGCGCTGGCCTCCGAGACCGGCGCGACGACCGCGGTGCTCAACCCGATCGAGTCGGCCCCCCAGGACGGCGACTACGCGACCGCCATGGAGACCAACCTCGGCGAGCTGCGCACGGCGCTGGCCTGCCAGTGAGCGTCTCAGGCTCCGACGCCGCGGCGTCACGCGGGAGCTCGGCCCCGTCCCTGGGGGCCGGGCTCCCGCCTGGTCGGCAAGCCGCGAGCAGCGGGGAGGTCATCGACGTGCGGGAGGCCTCGGTGGTCCTGGGCGCCGACCTCGTTCTCGACCGGGTCGACCTCCAGGTCGGCCCTGGGGAGTCGGTCGCGCTCCTGGGTGCCAACGGCTCGGGCAAGTCGACCCTTGTGCGCACGATCCTGGGCCTGCACCCCCTGCGCTCGGGGCGGGTGCGCCTGTTCGGCCACGACGTGGCGCGACGCCGGTCGGTGCCCTGGGGACGGGTGGGCTACGTCCCCCAGCGGGTCAGCGCCTCCTCCGGGGTGCCCGCCACGGCGCTCGAGGTCGTCCGCTCGGGCCTGCTGTCCGGCGCACGCCCCTTCGCCGACCGCGGTGCCCGGGCGCGGCGACGCGCCCTGGAGGCTCTCAACGCGGTCGGGCTCGCCCACCGCGCGGGGGACCACGTCCAGGTTCTCTCCGGGGGGCAGTCCCAGCGGGTCCTCATCGCCCGTGCCCTCGTGCGCGACCCCGAGCTGCTCGTCCTCGACGAGCCCCTGGCCGGCATCGACCGGGCCTCACGCGAGGCCCTCGCATCGATCCTGCGGTCCTTACGCGACCAGGGGGTCACGCTGGTCACCGTCCTGCACGAGATGGGCGAGCTGACCGAGGTCGTCGAGCGCGCCGTCGTCCTGGACGACGGGCGGATCGCCTCCGACGGACCCGCCGTCGAGCTGGCCGCTGCCCACGGGGACCACGGCCACGACGCCCACCCCCACGACGCGAGCCGCCCCGCCCACCACGCGCCTGCCCTGACCACCTCGACCAACCGTCCCGGAGGCGCCCGCCCATGACGCTCACGACTCTGACCGAGATGCTCTCCAGCCCGCTCATGCAGCGCGCCTTCATCGTCGCCGTCCTCGTGGGCCTGGCGGCGCCGGTCGTGGGCACCTACCTCGTCCAGCGCGGGCTGGCGCTCCTGGGCGACGGCATCGGGCACGTCGCGCTGACCGGGGTCGCCCTGGGCTGGCTGGCCGGGGCCGCCGCCCACGCCTCGCCCCGCGACGCGTGGGCGGTTCCGGGGGCGATCGTCGCCTCGGTGCTGGGCGCCATCAGCATCGAGCTCATCCGCGCCCGGGGGCGCACCCGGGGGGACGTGGCCCTGGCGATCCTGTTCTACGGCGGGATCGCGGGCGGCGTCCTGCTCATCCGCCTGGCAGGCGGGACGACGACGAACCTGACGAGCTACCTCTTCGGGTCCATCGCCACGGTGTCGGTCTCCGACGCGTGGTTCACGATCGTCCTGGCCACCGGGGTGCTCCTCGTGGGCCTGGGGCTGCGCGGGCCCCTGTTCGCCCTGTCCCACGACGAGGAGTTCGCCCGCGCCATCGGCCTGCCCACGGCGGCCCTCAACGTGACCGTCGCCGTCGTCGCGGCGCTGACGGTGTCGGTCTCGATGCGGGTGGTCGGGGCGCTGCTCGTCTCGGCGGTCATGATCGTCCCGGTGGCCATCGCCCAGCTCGTGTCCCACTCCTTCCGCCTGACCATGCACCTGGCCATGGGCATCGGGGTCGTCGCCTGCGTGTCGGGGCTGACCATCACCTACGTCGTGGCGGCCTCTCCGGGGGCGACGATCGTCGTCCTGCTCGTCGTGGCCTACACTTTGGTCGCGCTGGTGTCGGGACTGGCGCGGGCGGTGACCCGCCGGGGTGGGAGCCGCAGCCACGAGGAGGCACGCCGATGAGCCGGACGAACAGGGCCACCCGCCCGCGCGCGACATGGCAGCGGGCTGCGGTCGCCGACATCCTGGAGCGCACCGAGGAGTTCCGCTCCGCCCAGCAGATCCACGCCGCCCTCGACGCCGAGGGGACCCGGGTGGGCCTGGCGACGGTCTACCGCAACCTCACGGCGCTGGCCGAGGCGGGCGACGTCGACCAGGTCCGCAACGCCGAGGGCGAGACCCTCTACCGCGCCTGCGAGCGCCCCGAGCACCACCACCACATCGTGTGCCGCTCCTGCGGGCACACCGTGGAGGTCGCCGGTGGCGCGCTCGAGGCGTGGATCTCCTCGGTCTCGGCCGAGCACGGCTTCACGAGCATGGAGCACACCGCCGAGTTCTTCGGCCTGTGCGCCTCGTGCTCGGCCCGGGCGGAGGAGGGATCCCCTGCCTGACAGGCGGCCTCATGCCGCCACGCGCCTCCCCACCCGCAGGGCCTCGATGGTTGTTCCCACGGGGTGGGACGGGGACACGGGCCGGTCCGGGGCTGGTGGCACGAGGCCGGGACCGGCGACACGAGGCCGGGGCTCGCGGCATGAGTACGGGACTGGTGGCACGAGACCGGGGCTTCGCGGTGATACCGGGGAGGGGCACCTCGCGTCACCAGAGCGCTCCCCGTAGGCGGGGACCAGCGTGCCGGCCCCGGAGCTACTGGCCCGCAACCGCGTCGACGGCGCCCCCGAAGCGGCGGTCACGGTGGGCGTAGGCCTGGCAGGCGCGCCACAGCTCGGTGCGGTCGAACTCGGGCCAGGGAAGGTCGGAGAAGTACAGCTCGGCGTAGGCCGAGGACCACATGAGGAAGTTGGAGGTGCGCTGCTCCCCCCCGGTGCGGATGAACAGGTCGACGTCGCGCATCGTGGGGGCGTACAGGTAGCGCTGGACCGTCTTGTCGTTGACGGCCGAGGCCTTGAGCCGACCCGCCTCGACGTCGAGCGCGATCGCCCTGGCGGCGTCGGCGATCTCAGCGCGCCCACCGTAGTTGAGGCACATGTTGAGCACCATCCGCTCGTTGCCGGCCGTGATCCGCTCGGAGCGACGGACCTCGGACAGGACCGACTTCCACAGCCTGGGCTCGCGCCCCACCCAGCGCACGCGCACGCCCCACTCGAGCAGGTCGTCGGTCTGGGCACGCAGGACGGTGCGGGTGAAGCCCATGAGGAAGCGGACCTCGGCCGGGGAACGGCGCCAGTTCTCGGTGGAGAAGGCGTAGACGCTCAGCTCCTCGACCCCGATCTCGACGGCCCCGGCGATGACGTCCATCATGGTGGCCTCCCCCACCCGGTGGCCCTCGGTGCGTGGCAGCCCACGGGCGTTGGCCCACCGTCCGTTGCCGTCCATGACGCAGGCGACGTGGCCGGGGACCGTGCCGGCAGCCAGCGCAGGAGGCTCGAGCCCGGGACGGTGCAGCGGCACGCGTCCGTCAGGGCCGGCAGCGTCCGCGGGGTCGGCACCTGCACCGGCCCGGGAGGCGGCCGGCGCCGGTGCGGGGAGCTGGTCTGCGGTCACGGTCAGGCCCTTTCGACGTGGGAGAGCGAGCGCAGGCGCCGCTCGAGGTGCCAGGTCAAGTATGCCGACACCAGCCCGGCCGCCTGCGCCCGCTCGCGTGCGCCCGAGGCGTCGGCGACGACCCACTGGCCCGACAGGAGGGCACCGAGCAGGATCATGGTCTGGGTGTCGACCTCCACCGAGCCGGCCGGGCGACAGTCCGGGCAGACCGCCCCGCCTGCCTGGACGTGGAAGGCGGCGTGGGGCCCGGGGGCCCCGCAGCGGGCGCAGTCGTAGAAGGACGGAGCCCAGCCGGCAAGTGCCAGGGCCCGCAGGAGGTAGGAGTCGAGCACGAGCCCGGGTGCGTGGCGACGGCGGGCCAGGGCGGACAGGGCCCCGTAGAGCAGGAGGAACTGCTGGGGGGACTCTGTCGTGCCCAGGTCGCCGTCGTCGTGGGTGAGGCGCTCGGCGGTCTCGACCATTGTCGCCGCGCAGGTGAAGACCGCGTAGTCCGCGCAGATCGCGCCCGCGAAGGGCGAGATCGTGTCGACCTGGGTGACGACGTCGAGGTTTCGCCCGGCGTGGAGCTGGACGTCGATCATCGAGAAGGGCTCCAGGCGCGCGCCGAAGCGGGAGGTCGTACGACGCACCCCCTTGGCGACGGCGCGCACCTGCCCGTGGTGACGGGTGAGCATGACGATGATGCGGTCGGCCTCGCCCAGCGGGTACGTCCGCAGGACGAGGGCCTCGTCGCGGTAGAGCCGCAGCGCCACGGGGACCGGGATCCCGACCGCCGGCCTCAGCGCAGGGCGCGGTTGACCGCGGAGATGACCGCCTTGAAGGAGGAGGTCGTGATCGACGGGTCGATCCCCACTCCCCACAGGACCTGCCCGTTGACCTCGCACTCGACGTAGGAGGCGGCCGAGGCGTCACGGCCCTGGCTCAGAGCGTGCTCGGCGTAGTCGAGGATCCGCACCTCGACGCCGGTCTGCTCCAGGGCGGTGACGAAGGCGTCGAGCGGGCCGTTGCCCGAGGCGGTCAGCAGCTGGCGCCGCCCGCCGTCGGCGATCGTGACGGTCAGGACCGAGTCCTCCTCCCCGCTGCTGGTCAGCGTCGCGGCCTTGAGCTCGAAACGGCCCCAGGCCGGCAACTCGGCGCCCGGCGCCGCCGCGGCGGGCAGGTACTCGTCGGCGAAGATCGTCCACATCTTGTCGGAGGAGACCTCCCCGCCGTAGGTGTCGGTGTGGCGCTGGACGATGCGGGAGAACTCGATCTGCAGGCGACGGGGCAGGTCGAGGTTGCGGGAGTGCTTGAGCAGGTAGGAGACCCCGCCCTTGCCCGACTGGGAGTTGACGCGCACGACCGCCTCGTAGGAGCGTCCCACGTCGTGGGGGTCGATGGGCAGGTAGGGCATCGACCAGGGCACCGCGTTCTCAGCCTCCTGGGCGTCCATCCCCTGGGCCTTGGCGTCCTCGACCTGCTTGGCCCGGGCGAGGAAGCCCTTCTTGATGGCGTCCTGGTGGGAGCCCGAGAAGGAGGTGTAGACGAGCTCGCCGACATACGGGGTGCGCGGGGGCACGTCCATCTGCGTCGAGCGCTCCACGGTGCGACGGATCTCGTCGATGTCCGACAGGTCGAGCATCGGGTCGATGCCCTGGCTGAAGAGGTTGAGGGCGAGGGTGACCAGGTCGACGTTGCCGGTTCGCTCACCGTGACCGAACAGGCAGCCCTCGACACGGTCGGCACCGGCCAGCAGGCCCAGCTCGGTGGCCGCCACGCCCGAGCCCCGGTCGTTGTGGGTGTGCAGGGACAGGCACACGGCCTCGCGGTGGGACAGGTTCCTGCTCATCCACTCGATCTGGTCGGCGTAGACGTTGGGGGTGGCCCGCTCGACGGTGGCGGGCAGGTTGAGGATGATCTCCCGGTCGGTCTCGGGCTGCCACACCCCCATGACGGCCTCGCAGACCTCGAGGGCGTACTCGCGCTCGGTGTCGACGAAGATCTCCGGTGAGTACTCGAAGCCGAAGATGGTGTCCTCGGTCAGGACCTTCTCGGCACGGGCGATGACCTGCCGGGTGCCGTCGACCGCCAGCTCGCGCACGTCGTCGCGGCTCATACGGAACACGACGTCGCGGAACAGGGGCGCGAGCGCGTTGTAGAGGTGGACGGTGGCGCGCGGCAGGCCGACGCAGGCGTCCAGGGTGCGGTCGATGAGGTCGCCGCGGGACTGGGTGAGCACCGAGATGGTCACGTCCTCGGGGACCGCGCCGTCCTCGACCAGCGAGCGCACGAAGTCGAAGTCGGTCTGGGAGGCGGCGGGGAAGCCGACCTCGATCTCCTTGAATCCCATCGAGACGAGCAGGTCGAACAAGGCCCGCTTGGCCGCCGGGGCCATCGGCTCGATGAGGGACTGGTTGCCGTCACGCAGGTCGGTGCTCAGCCAGCGCGGGGCGTGGGTGATCCGTCGGGACGGCCAGGTGCGGTCCGGCAGGTCGGTGGTCAGTGTGTCGAGGAAGGGCACGTACTTGCCGAAGGGCATGCCGGAGGGCTGCTGGGGTGCGGGGCGTGCGGTACGCATGGGGTACTCCTGGGGGTGCTGTGCTGAGCACGGGTCCGACGGCGGTCCGGAGGTGTTCCGGATGTGGTCGACCCAGCGGCCTGAGGTGCCGCTGGTCGCTCCGGGGGACCCGGTGGCTGGCAACGCGAAGTGGCCGCGGTCGGGGTGCCGGCCTGGTCAGGCCCCGCCGCGGCGACTAAGCAGCAGGCTCGGTGTCACGCGCACGAGGCGAACCTACAGCACTGCGGCCGCTGTTGTCACACAGCGGCGCGCGACACCGAGCCTTGTGCCCTAGAGCAGGCCCTCGGCCAGGTCCAGGGGCGTGCCGAAGCGGTGGGCGGTCACGCTCACCGACTGCTCGCGCACGAAGGGCAGCAGCTCGCCGTGGGGGTTGGCCGTCACGGCGCCGGTGTACAGGGCGACGTCGGGGCTGCCCGCGGCGACCCAGCACGCCTGTGCCCACCGGTCCTGCGGGTCCTGGTCCCGGGGGCCGAGCACGCGCACGCGCACGCCCAGAGCGCCCGAGCCCGCCAGGTCGGCCAGGCGGGCATCCCACACCGCGGGCGCCTCGAGGCTCACCTCGACCCCCGCGCCCTCGAGGGCCTCGCGCAGGGCGGGGGCCGGCTCCTCGGCCACCGACAGGCGCAGGGGGCCTCCGGCGAGCACCCCGGCCGCCAGGACGCGGGCCAGGTCGGCCACCGCCGTTCCCGCCCCCGCGCGCACGACCACCTCGGTGGGCACGTAGCGCAGGACGTTGCGCTCGCAGGCCAGGCCGGTGACGTCAACGGCACGCCCGTAGGCCTCCTGCCACGCCTCGGCGTCAGCCACGAGCGCCCGACGCAGAGCGGCCACCTCGTGGCGGTCGAGCCCGGTGCGCACCGCGTCGTAGACGGATGCGACCCGGGGATCGAGGGTGGCGGCCAGGTCGTCGTGGGCCTCGAGGTCCTCGGCGGGCTCAGCCTGGAGGGCGACAAGGTCCCCCAGGCCCAGGAGGTAGCTCGGCCCGCCCGCCTTCGTCGTCGAGCCGATGGCCGAGCGCTTCCACCCCCCGAAGGGCTGACGGCGCACGATGGCGCCGGTGATGCCGCGGTTGACGTAGAGGTTGCCGGCCTGGACTGACTCCAGCCACTGCTCGAGCT contains:
- a CDS encoding Fur family transcriptional regulator; translation: MSRTNRATRPRATWQRAAVADILERTEEFRSAQQIHAALDAEGTRVGLATVYRNLTALAEAGDVDQVRNAEGETLYRACERPEHHHHIVCRSCGHTVEVAGGALEAWISSVSAEHGFTSMEHTAEFFGLCASCSARAEEGSPA
- the uppS gene encoding polyprenyl diphosphate synthase; this translates as MPLHRPGLEPPALAAGTVPGHVACVMDGNGRWANARGLPRTEGHRVGEATMMDVIAGAVEIGVEELSVYAFSTENWRRSPAEVRFLMGFTRTVLRAQTDDLLEWGVRVRWVGREPRLWKSVLSEVRRSERITAGNERMVLNMCLNYGGRAEIADAARAIALDVEAGRLKASAVNDKTVQRYLYAPTMRDVDLFIRTGGEQRTSNFLMWSSAYAELYFSDLPWPEFDRTELWRACQAYAHRDRRFGGAVDAVAGQ
- a CDS encoding metal ABC transporter ATP-binding protein gives rise to the protein MSVSGSDAAASRGSSAPSLGAGLPPGRQAASSGEVIDVREASVVLGADLVLDRVDLQVGPGESVALLGANGSGKSTLVRTILGLHPLRSGRVRLFGHDVARRRSVPWGRVGYVPQRVSASSGVPATALEVVRSGLLSGARPFADRGARARRRALEALNAVGLAHRAGDHVQVLSGGQSQRVLIARALVRDPELLVLDEPLAGIDRASREALASILRSLRDQGVTLVTVLHEMGELTEVVERAVVLDDGRIASDGPAVELAAAHGDHGHDAHPHDASRPAHHAPALTTSTNRPGGARP
- a CDS encoding metal ABC transporter solute-binding protein, Zn/Mn family, with protein sequence MKLFSAPSRRPLAAAAAVALAGSLTACSALSSDSESSSSSSGGSGGSGTVSVAASFYPIQYLTEAVGGEHVTVTSVTPTNAEPHDFELSPKEVQDLSSVDLVTYVSGFQPSLDDALTQVSGPTVLDLADSVELTHHDGVVDDHDHGEEATDAHTDEATDAHTDEATDEHTDEHTDETLDPHFWLDPQRMILAAEAIEAALAEADPAHAADFEANLAAVRTAMEGIDQSYTQGLGQCERTTFVTAHSAFGYLAERYNLTQASISGLDPEHEPSPAELAAVKQVVESTGTTVIFTEELVSPETAQALASETGATTAVLNPIESAPQDGDYATAMETNLGELRTALACQ
- a CDS encoding metal ABC transporter permease, with the translated sequence MTLTTLTEMLSSPLMQRAFIVAVLVGLAAPVVGTYLVQRGLALLGDGIGHVALTGVALGWLAGAAAHASPRDAWAVPGAIVASVLGAISIELIRARGRTRGDVALAILFYGGIAGGVLLIRLAGGTTTNLTSYLFGSIATVSVSDAWFTIVLATGVLLVGLGLRGPLFALSHDEEFARAIGLPTAALNVTVAVVAALTVSVSMRVVGALLVSAVMIVPVAIAQLVSHSFRLTMHLAMGIGVVACVSGLTITYVVAASPGATIVVLLVVAYTLVALVSGLARAVTRRGGSRSHEEARR
- the leuA gene encoding 2-isopropylmalate synthase; this encodes MRTARPAPQQPSGMPFGKYVPFLDTLTTDLPDRTWPSRRITHAPRWLSTDLRDGNQSLIEPMAPAAKRALFDLLVSMGFKEIEVGFPAASQTDFDFVRSLVEDGAVPEDVTISVLTQSRGDLIDRTLDACVGLPRATVHLYNALAPLFRDVVFRMSRDDVRELAVDGTRQVIARAEKVLTEDTIFGFEYSPEIFVDTEREYALEVCEAVMGVWQPETDREIILNLPATVERATPNVYADQIEWMSRNLSHREAVCLSLHTHNDRGSGVAATELGLLAGADRVEGCLFGHGERTGNVDLVTLALNLFSQGIDPMLDLSDIDEIRRTVERSTQMDVPPRTPYVGELVYTSFSGSHQDAIKKGFLARAKQVEDAKAQGMDAQEAENAVPWSMPYLPIDPHDVGRSYEAVVRVNSQSGKGGVSYLLKHSRNLDLPRRLQIEFSRIVQRHTDTYGGEVSSDKMWTIFADEYLPAAAAPGAELPAWGRFELKAATLTSSGEEDSVLTVTIADGGRRQLLTASGNGPLDAFVTALEQTGVEVRILDYAEHALSQGRDASAASYVECEVNGQVLWGVGIDPSITTSSFKAVISAVNRALR
- the recO gene encoding DNA repair protein RecO, coding for MALRLYRDEALVLRTYPLGEADRIIVMLTRHHGQVRAVAKGVRRTTSRFGARLEPFSMIDVQLHAGRNLDVVTQVDTISPFAGAICADYAVFTCAATMVETAERLTHDDGDLGTTESPQQFLLLYGALSALARRRHAPGLVLDSYLLRALALAGWAPSFYDCARCGAPGPHAAFHVQAGGAVCPDCRPAGSVEVDTQTMILLGALLSGQWVVADASGARERAQAAGLVSAYLTWHLERRLRSLSHVERA